A region from the Sulfurivermis fontis genome encodes:
- a CDS encoding DUF411 domain-containing protein yields the protein MTTSRMNYWLLGIGAALAITTAALLPLRTATSAPEVVVYKSPTCGCCSAWIDHLQDNGFKVVARDTTDLTTIKKQHGVTPELASCHTALVDGYVLEGHVPAADVQALLAQRPAITGLAVPGMPIGSPGMEQGDTKQPYDVVAFDKQGVKVFSSYR from the coding sequence ATGACCACATCGAGAATGAACTACTGGCTGCTCGGCATCGGCGCCGCCCTGGCCATCACCACTGCGGCCCTGCTGCCCCTGCGCACCGCCACCTCGGCCCCCGAAGTGGTCGTCTACAAGAGCCCGACCTGCGGCTGCTGCAGCGCCTGGATCGACCACCTGCAGGACAACGGCTTCAAGGTCGTCGCCCGCGACACCACCGACCTCACCACCATCAAGAAACAACACGGCGTCACCCCCGAACTCGCCTCCTGCCACACCGCCCTCGTTGACGGCTACGTCCTCGAAGGCCACGTCCCCGCCGCCGACGTGCAGGCCCTGCTCGCACAGCGCCCGGCCATCACCGGCCTCGCCGTCCCCGGCATGCCCATCGGCTCCCCCGGCATGGAACAGGGCGACACGAAGCAGCCCTATGACGTGGTCGCCTTCGATAAACAGGGCGTGAAGGTGTTCAGCAGCTATCGCTGA
- a CDS encoding helix-turn-helix domain-containing protein, with protein sequence MSKNRKLFDEMVSGIDAMRQQREGKITLRTHEVDELPRPEIAPELIRATREQLHVSRAVFARRLRVSTRTLENWEQGRAKPNAQAAALILMVRKYPDTLARLEQLNGEAA encoded by the coding sequence ATGAGCAAGAACCGCAAGCTGTTCGACGAGATGGTGAGCGGCATCGATGCGATGCGCCAACAGCGCGAAGGAAAGATCACGTTGCGTACCCATGAAGTGGACGAATTGCCGCGCCCAGAGATCGCTCCGGAACTTATCCGCGCCACGCGCGAACAACTGCATGTTTCGCGGGCTGTATTTGCTCGGCGTTTGCGCGTTTCCACCCGGACACTTGAGAACTGGGAGCAGGGGCGGGCCAAACCCAACGCCCAGGCGGCAGCGTTGATTTTGATGGTGCGCAAGTACCCGGACACGTTGGCTCGATTGGAGCAGTTGAATGGCGAAGCAGCGTGA
- a CDS encoding type II toxin-antitoxin system RelE family toxin, with the protein MVSYRIEWKRSAEKELRRLPREVIPRIVEAVSGLGANPIPQNCRKLVGSECSYRICIGDYRVIYALYQDRLIVEVVRAGHRSEVYR; encoded by the coding sequence ATGGTCTCCTACAGGATTGAATGGAAGAGAAGTGCGGAGAAGGAGCTTCGCAGATTACCCCGCGAAGTTATTCCCCGCATCGTTGAGGCCGTTAGTGGCCTCGGCGCAAATCCAATACCTCAAAATTGCCGCAAGCTTGTCGGCAGCGAATGCAGTTACCGTATCTGCATCGGAGATTACCGCGTCATTTATGCACTCTACCAAGATCGGCTGATTGTAGAGGTTGTGCGTGCGGGGCACAGAAGCGAAGTGTATAGATAG
- a CDS encoding ISL3 family transposase produces the protein MRDIDLYAQILGLRSPWKVADVQLLRDAEEVRIHVVPEPGVTWSCPHCGRPSPGYDSRRRQWRHLDTCQYKTVLEADVPRVQCAEHGVVTVAVPWAEPGSGFTALFEALLIDWLKEASTQAVARQLKLSWGAIDRVMQRAVKRGLSRRESQAPEYLSVDETAFARRHEYVTVVTDQERGVVLHVADDRKTESLSAYYAGLSDEQKANIKAVAMDMWPAYISATEAHIPQAREKIAFDKFHVAKYLNDAVDKVRRQEHRSLLAVGEDCLKGSKYDWLTNPANMTRAQQNRFRALRDGSLKTARAWAIKEFAMGLWHYDSRTWAAKGWTRWLSWAVRSRLEPVKKTAATIKKHLWGIINAVVLKVHNGHAESINSRIQHMKNRARGFRNRERFRTAIYFHLGGLDLYPAQMRNR, from the coding sequence ATGAGAGACATAGACCTATACGCCCAGATTCTTGGCTTACGGTCGCCGTGGAAGGTGGCCGATGTGCAGTTGCTGCGTGATGCCGAGGAGGTTCGGATTCACGTGGTCCCGGAGCCGGGAGTGACGTGGAGCTGTCCGCACTGTGGACGCCCCAGCCCCGGCTACGACAGCAGGCGTCGGCAATGGCGCCATCTGGACACCTGCCAGTACAAGACGGTGCTGGAAGCGGACGTGCCGCGGGTGCAATGTGCAGAGCACGGGGTGGTCACGGTGGCGGTCCCGTGGGCAGAACCGGGTTCGGGTTTCACGGCGCTGTTCGAGGCGCTGCTCATTGACTGGCTGAAGGAGGCGAGCACGCAGGCGGTGGCGCGACAATTGAAGCTGAGTTGGGGCGCCATCGACAGAGTGATGCAGCGCGCGGTGAAGCGCGGGCTGTCCCGACGTGAGAGCCAAGCGCCGGAATACTTGAGCGTGGACGAGACCGCCTTCGCCCGGCGCCACGAGTACGTGACCGTGGTGACTGACCAGGAACGTGGCGTCGTGCTGCACGTGGCGGACGACCGCAAGACGGAGAGCCTGTCGGCCTACTATGCCGGGCTGAGTGATGAGCAGAAGGCCAACATCAAGGCGGTGGCGATGGACATGTGGCCGGCCTATATCAGCGCCACGGAGGCGCACATCCCACAGGCGCGGGAGAAAATCGCCTTCGACAAGTTTCATGTCGCCAAGTACCTGAATGATGCGGTGGACAAGGTACGGCGACAGGAGCATCGCTCCCTGTTGGCCGTGGGCGAGGACTGCCTCAAGGGCAGCAAATATGACTGGCTCACCAACCCGGCCAACATGACGCGTGCGCAGCAGAACCGCTTTCGTGCACTGCGCGATGGCAGCCTGAAAACGGCGCGGGCCTGGGCCATCAAGGAATTCGCCATGGGCCTGTGGCACTACGACAGCCGCACCTGGGCGGCCAAGGGCTGGACGCGCTGGCTGTCTTGGGCTGTACGCAGCCGACTGGAGCCGGTGAAGAAAACCGCCGCAACGATCAAGAAGCACCTGTGGGGCATCATCAATGCCGTGGTGTTGAAGGTACACAATGGCCATGCCGAAAGCATCAACAGCCGCATCCAGCACATGAAGAACCGGGCGCGGGGGTTCCGCAATCGGGAGCGTTTCCGTACTGCCATCTACTTCCATCTCGGCGGCCTTGACCTATACCCCGCTCAGATGAGAAATCGGTGA
- the fba gene encoding class II fructose-bisphosphate aldolase (catalyzes the reversible aldol condensation of dihydroxyacetonephosphate and glyceraldehyde 3-phosphate in the Calvin cycle, glycolysis, and/or gluconeogenesis) has protein sequence MALVSMRQLLDHAAENGYGLPAFNVNNMEQVKAIMEAASATDSPVILQGSAGARKYAGEPFLRHLILAAIEAYPHIPVAMHQDHGASPAVCINAIQSGFSSVMMDGSLMEDGKTPSSYEYNVDVTRRVVEMAHACGVSVEGELGCLGSLETGKMGEEDGHGAEGVLDHSALLTDPNEAADFVKKTGVDALAIAIGTSHGAYKFTSKPTGKVLRIDRVKEIHARIPSVHLVMHGSSSVPEDWLEIINNYGGDMGKTYGVPVEEIVEGIKNGVRKVNIDTDLRMASTGAIRKHLFENKSNFDPRKYFKAAEDAMRDICKARYEAFGAAGHASKIKPISLEKMAGLYAKGALDPKIN, from the coding sequence ATGGCCCTGGTTTCCATGCGTCAACTTCTCGATCACGCGGCTGAAAATGGCTACGGCCTGCCGGCGTTCAACGTCAACAATATGGAGCAGGTGAAGGCGATCATGGAGGCCGCTTCCGCCACCGACAGCCCGGTGATCCTGCAGGGCTCCGCCGGTGCCCGGAAGTACGCCGGCGAGCCGTTTCTGCGCCACCTGATCCTGGCAGCCATCGAGGCCTACCCGCACATCCCGGTGGCCATGCACCAGGACCACGGCGCCTCGCCGGCCGTGTGTATCAATGCCATCCAGTCCGGTTTCTCCTCCGTCATGATGGACGGCTCCCTGATGGAAGACGGCAAGACCCCCTCCTCCTACGAGTACAACGTCGACGTCACCCGTCGCGTGGTGGAAATGGCCCACGCCTGTGGCGTGTCCGTCGAAGGCGAGCTGGGCTGCCTGGGCTCCCTGGAAACCGGCAAGATGGGTGAGGAAGACGGCCACGGTGCCGAAGGCGTGCTGGATCACTCCGCCCTGCTGACCGATCCCAACGAGGCCGCCGATTTCGTCAAGAAGACCGGCGTCGACGCCCTGGCCATCGCCATCGGCACCTCGCATGGCGCCTACAAGTTCACCTCCAAGCCCACCGGCAAGGTTCTGCGCATCGACCGCGTCAAGGAAATCCACGCCCGTATCCCCAGCGTGCATCTGGTCATGCACGGTTCTTCCTCCGTGCCGGAAGACTGGCTGGAAATCATCAACAACTACGGCGGCGACATGGGCAAGACCTACGGCGTGCCGGTGGAAGAGATCGTGGAAGGCATCAAGAACGGCGTGCGCAAGGTCAACATCGACACCGACCTGCGCATGGCCTCCACCGGCGCCATCCGCAAGCACCTGTTCGAGAACAAGTCCAACTTCGACCCGCGCAAGTACTTCAAGGCGGCCGAAGACGCAATGCGCGATATCTGCAAGGCCCGCTACGAAGCTTTCGGTGCCGCCGGCCACGCCTCCAAGATCAAGCCGATCTCCCTGGAGAAGATGGCGGGCCTGTACGCCAAGGGCGCGCTGGACCCGAAGATCAACTAA
- the pyk gene encoding pyruvate kinase, which translates to MSRRTKIVATLGPATDDPKMLDKIIEAGVDVVRINFSHGKAEEHIERVERVRNRARAHGRQVGVLADLQGPKIRVERFKNGKVMLEEGKPFILDAKLGVDDGDETRVGISYKTLPDDVKRGDTLLLDDGRIVLWVDQVHGPEIHCRVVVGGILSNRKGINRQGGGLTAPALTDKDREDIKIAAKMQADYVALSFPRSAADVNETRDLLRAAGGYGAIVAKIERAEALPVIEEIIAASDAIMIARGDLGVEIGDAALPPVQKHLIQLARKMNRVVITATQMMESMIENPIPTRAEVFDVANAVLDGTDAVMLSAETASGKYPDKAIQAMDRVCVEAEKQRVATQSDHRIHTQFTYIDEAIAMATMYTANHLNVKAIAALTESGSTPLWMSRISSGIPIYAMTRHVETRRKVTLYRGVYPVSFDVQTTDHAEVNREAVDELLRRGAVRDGDLVIITKGDLMGVHGGTNAMKIVKVGELV; encoded by the coding sequence ATGTCGAGACGAACGAAGATAGTGGCTACCTTGGGGCCGGCGACCGACGACCCCAAGATGCTGGACAAGATCATCGAGGCCGGTGTCGATGTGGTCCGCATCAATTTCTCCCACGGCAAGGCCGAAGAACATATCGAACGCGTAGAACGCGTGCGCAACCGCGCCCGCGCCCATGGCCGCCAGGTCGGCGTGCTGGCCGATCTGCAGGGGCCCAAGATCCGCGTCGAGCGTTTCAAGAATGGCAAGGTGATGCTGGAAGAGGGGAAGCCCTTCATTCTCGACGCCAAGCTCGGCGTTGACGACGGGGACGAAACCCGCGTCGGCATCAGTTACAAGACCCTGCCGGATGATGTGAAACGCGGTGACACCTTGCTGCTCGACGACGGCCGCATCGTGCTGTGGGTCGATCAGGTGCACGGTCCCGAAATCCACTGTCGCGTGGTGGTGGGCGGCATTCTGTCCAACCGCAAGGGCATCAACCGCCAGGGCGGTGGTCTCACCGCACCGGCACTGACCGATAAGGACCGCGAGGACATCAAAATCGCGGCCAAGATGCAGGCCGACTACGTTGCGTTGTCCTTCCCGCGCAGCGCCGCCGACGTCAACGAAACCCGTGACCTGCTGCGCGCCGCCGGCGGCTACGGCGCCATCGTCGCCAAGATCGAGCGCGCCGAGGCCCTGCCGGTGATCGAGGAGATCATCGCCGCCTCCGACGCCATCATGATCGCCCGCGGCGATCTCGGCGTGGAAATCGGCGACGCCGCGCTGCCGCCGGTGCAGAAACATCTGATCCAACTGGCGCGCAAGATGAACCGCGTGGTGATCACCGCGACGCAGATGATGGAGTCGATGATCGAGAATCCGATCCCGACCCGCGCCGAGGTGTTCGACGTGGCCAATGCCGTGCTCGATGGCACCGACGCCGTGATGCTGTCGGCGGAAACCGCCAGCGGCAAATATCCGGACAAGGCGATCCAGGCGATGGATCGTGTATGCGTCGAGGCGGAGAAGCAGCGCGTCGCCACCCAGTCCGATCACCGCATCCACACCCAATTCACCTACATCGACGAGGCCATCGCCATGGCCACGATGTACACCGCCAACCACCTCAACGTGAAGGCCATCGCCGCGCTGACCGAATCCGGTTCCACGCCGCTGTGGATGTCGCGCATCAGCTCCGGTATCCCCATCTACGCGATGACGCGCCATGTCGAGACGCGGCGCAAGGTGACGCTGTACCGTGGCGTGTATCCGGTCAGCTTCGATGTGCAGACCACCGACCATGCCGAGGTGAACCGCGAGGCCGTCGACGAACTGCTGCGTCGCGGCGCCGTGCGCGACGGCGATCTGGTGATCATCACCAAGGGCGACCTGATGGGCGTTCATGGCGGTACTAACGCCATGAAGATCGTCAAGGTCGGCGAACTGGTTTAA
- a CDS encoding phosphoglycerate kinase — translation MPVIKMTDLDLKGKRVFIRADLNVPVKDGKVTSDARITASMPTIEFALRAGAKVMVTSHLGRPTEGEWTEEVSLKPVADVLSAKLGKPVRLIKDWVDGGFDVAEGELVLLENCRVNKGEKKNVEETAKKYAALCDVFVMDAFGTAHRAEASTHGVAKFAPIACAGILLTEELDALGKALANPARPMVAIVGGSKVSTKLTVLESLAEKCDQLVVGGGIANTFLKATGKNVGKSLCEDDLVPTAKMLMEKMSARGAKIPIAVDVVCGKKFDANEPAVLKDANAVADDDMIFDIGPKSAQELVDIIMKAGTVVWNGPVGVFEFDQFGEGTKAIAMAIADTKAFTLAGGGDTIAAIQKYDIYDKVSYISTAGGAFLEYLEGKVLPAVAILEERAKD, via the coding sequence ATGCCTGTTATCAAGATGACCGATCTCGACCTGAAGGGTAAGCGCGTCTTCATCCGTGCCGATCTGAACGTGCCGGTGAAGGACGGCAAGGTCACTTCCGATGCGCGCATCACCGCTTCCATGCCCACCATCGAGTTCGCCCTGAGGGCCGGCGCCAAGGTGATGGTGACCTCCCATCTGGGCCGTCCCACCGAAGGTGAATGGACCGAAGAGGTTTCCCTGAAGCCGGTCGCCGACGTGCTGTCCGCCAAGCTGGGCAAGCCGGTGCGCCTGATCAAGGATTGGGTTGACGGTGGCTTCGATGTCGCCGAAGGCGAGCTGGTGCTGCTGGAAAACTGCCGTGTCAACAAGGGCGAGAAGAAGAACGTCGAAGAGACCGCCAAGAAATACGCCGCCCTGTGCGACGTGTTCGTGATGGACGCCTTCGGCACCGCCCACCGCGCCGAGGCCTCTACCCACGGCGTGGCCAAGTTTGCGCCGATCGCCTGCGCCGGCATCCTGCTGACCGAGGAGCTGGATGCCCTGGGCAAGGCCCTGGCCAATCCGGCCCGTCCGATGGTCGCCATCGTCGGCGGTTCCAAGGTTTCCACCAAGCTCACCGTGCTGGAGTCACTGGCCGAGAAGTGTGACCAACTGGTGGTCGGCGGCGGCATCGCCAACACCTTCCTCAAGGCCACCGGCAAGAACGTCGGCAAATCCCTGTGTGAAGACGATCTGGTTCCGACCGCCAAGATGCTGATGGAGAAGATGTCCGCCCGCGGCGCCAAGATCCCCATCGCCGTGGATGTGGTGTGCGGCAAGAAGTTTGACGCCAACGAGCCCGCCGTGCTGAAAGACGCCAATGCCGTGGCCGACGACGACATGATCTTCGACATCGGCCCCAAGAGCGCGCAGGAGCTGGTGGACATCATCATGAAGGCCGGCACCGTGGTGTGGAACGGCCCGGTCGGCGTGTTCGAGTTCGATCAGTTCGGCGAAGGTACCAAGGCCATCGCCATGGCCATCGCCGACACCAAGGCCTTTACCCTGGCCGGCGGCGGCGACACCATTGCCGCCATCCAGAAGTACGACATCTACGACAAGGTGTCCTACATCTCCACCGCCGGCGGCGCGTTCCTCGAATATCTGGAAGGTAAGGTGCTGCCTGCCGTTGCCATTCTGGAAGAGCGGGCCAAGGACTAA
- the gap gene encoding type I glyceraldehyde-3-phosphate dehydrogenase codes for MAIKVGINGFGRIGRMAFRAIAKEFKDIEVVAINDLLEPDYLAYMLKYDSVHGNFNGEIKVDGNNLVVNGKKIRLTAEKDPANLKWNEVGVDIVLECTGFFLEEESCQAHIKAGAKKVVMSAPSKDKTPMFVYGVNHETYKGQTIVSAASCTTNCLAPIAKVLHDNWGIKRGLMSTVHAATATQKTVDGPSKKDWRGGRGILENIIPSSTGAAKAVGKVLPELNGKLTGMAFRVPTSDVSVVDLTVELEKPAKYEDICAAMKKASEDKAGIGATLGYTDEKVVSTDFRGCGYSSIFDAEAGIALDDTFVKVVSWYDNEYGYTCNMLRFVQHVAK; via the coding sequence ATGGCTATCAAAGTTGGTATCAACGGGTTCGGCCGCATCGGTCGCATGGCGTTCCGCGCCATCGCCAAGGAGTTCAAGGACATCGAAGTGGTCGCCATCAACGACCTGCTTGAGCCGGACTACCTGGCCTACATGCTGAAGTACGACTCCGTACACGGTAACTTCAACGGCGAGATCAAGGTCGACGGCAACAATCTGGTCGTCAACGGCAAGAAGATCCGCCTGACCGCCGAGAAGGACCCCGCCAACCTGAAGTGGAACGAAGTCGGCGTCGATATCGTGCTGGAATGCACCGGTTTCTTCCTGGAAGAGGAATCCTGCCAGGCCCACATCAAGGCCGGTGCCAAGAAGGTGGTGATGTCCGCTCCGTCCAAGGACAAGACCCCGATGTTCGTCTATGGCGTGAACCACGAGACCTACAAGGGCCAGACCATCGTCTCCGCCGCCTCCTGCACCACCAACTGTCTGGCCCCCATCGCCAAGGTGCTGCACGACAATTGGGGTATCAAGCGCGGCCTGATGTCCACCGTGCACGCGGCCACCGCCACCCAGAAGACCGTCGATGGTCCGTCCAAGAAAGACTGGCGCGGCGGCCGCGGCATCCTGGAGAACATCATTCCGTCCTCCACCGGTGCGGCCAAGGCGGTAGGCAAGGTGCTCCCCGAGCTGAACGGCAAGCTGACCGGCATGGCCTTCCGCGTACCGACTTCCGATGTTTCCGTGGTCGACCTGACCGTGGAGCTGGAGAAGCCGGCCAAGTACGAGGACATCTGCGCGGCGATGAAGAAGGCCTCCGAGGACAAGGCCGGCATTGGTGCCACCCTGGGCTACACCGACGAGAAGGTGGTCTCCACCGACTTCCGCGGCTGCGGCTATTCCTCGATCTTCGACGCCGAAGCCGGTATTGCGCTGGACGACACTTTTGTGAAGGTCGTGTCCTGGTACGACAACGAATACGGCTATACCTGCAACATGCTGCGCTTCGTGCAGCACGTAGCTAAGTAA
- the tkt gene encoding transketolase: MPNRRELANAIRALSMDGVQKANSGHPGAPMGMADIAEVLWNDHMKHNPANPKWADRDRFILSNGHGSMLIYSLLHLTGYNLSIDDLKSFRQLHSKTPGHPEYGYTEGVETTTGPLGQGITNGVGMALAEKVLAGQFNRPGHHIVDHYTYVFMGDGCMMEGISHEACSLAGTLGLGKLIAFWDDNGISIDGHVENWFSDDTPKRFEAYGWHVVRDVDGHDAEAINKAIHEAKSVNDKPSLICCKTVIGYGAPNLCGSHDCHGAPLGADEIAATRENLGWKHEPFVIPAEIYKGWDAREKGAKAQAHWEEKFAAYKKEFPELAAEFERRVIKGELPSNWKQVADDFIKAVAEKGETIASRKASQNAIQGYAKALPEFLGGSADLTPSNLTSWKEAKAITRTVSDGNYLSYGVREFGMSAIMNGVALHGGFIPFGGTFLMFSEYARNALRMAALMKVRSIFVYTHDSIGLGEDGPTHQPVEQTATLRLIPNMSVWRPCDAVESAVAWRCAIEKKDGPTSLIFSRQNLAHMPRSDAQIANIARGGYVLRDGGANPDAIIIATGSEVELAMKAAEELAGKGKNVRVVSMPSVDAFEAQDAAYRESVLPASCTKRVAVEAGVTACWYKYVGLNGKVVGLDRFGESAPAGQLFKEFGFTVENVVKAVESVL, translated from the coding sequence ATGCCGAATCGTAGAGAACTAGCCAATGCCATCCGCGCCCTGAGCATGGACGGCGTGCAGAAAGCCAACTCGGGACATCCCGGCGCGCCCATGGGCATGGCCGACATCGCCGAGGTGCTGTGGAATGACCACATGAAGCACAACCCGGCCAATCCCAAGTGGGCCGATCGTGACCGTTTCATCCTGTCCAACGGCCACGGTTCGATGTTGATCTACTCCCTGCTGCATCTCACCGGCTACAACCTCTCCATCGACGATCTGAAGAGCTTCCGCCAACTGCACTCCAAGACCCCGGGGCATCCCGAGTACGGCTACACCGAGGGCGTCGAGACCACCACCGGTCCGCTGGGTCAGGGCATCACCAACGGCGTCGGCATGGCGTTGGCGGAGAAGGTGCTGGCCGGCCAGTTCAACCGTCCCGGCCACCATATCGTCGACCACTACACCTACGTGTTCATGGGCGATGGTTGCATGATGGAAGGCATCTCCCACGAGGCCTGCTCGCTGGCCGGCACCCTGGGCCTCGGCAAGCTGATTGCCTTCTGGGATGACAACGGCATTTCCATCGACGGTCACGTCGAGAACTGGTTCTCCGACGATACGCCGAAGCGCTTCGAGGCCTACGGCTGGCACGTCGTGCGCGATGTGGACGGCCATGACGCCGAGGCCATCAACAAGGCGATCCACGAGGCCAAGAGCGTCAACGACAAGCCCAGCTTGATCTGCTGCAAGACCGTGATCGGTTACGGCGCGCCCAACCTGTGCGGCAGCCACGACTGCCACGGTGCACCGCTGGGTGCCGATGAGATCGCCGCCACCCGCGAAAACCTGGGCTGGAAGCACGAGCCGTTCGTCATTCCCGCCGAGATCTACAAGGGCTGGGATGCCAGGGAAAAGGGCGCCAAGGCGCAGGCCCACTGGGAAGAGAAGTTCGCCGCCTACAAGAAGGAATTCCCGGAGCTGGCCGCCGAGTTCGAGCGCCGCGTGATCAAGGGCGAGCTGCCGTCCAACTGGAAGCAGGTGGCCGACGATTTCATCAAGGCCGTGGCCGAGAAGGGCGAAACCATCGCCTCGCGCAAGGCCTCGCAGAACGCCATCCAGGGTTACGCCAAGGCGCTGCCGGAGTTCCTCGGCGGTTCCGCCGACCTGACCCCCTCCAACCTGACCTCCTGGAAAGAGGCCAAGGCGATTACCCGGACCGTGTCCGACGGCAACTACCTGTCCTACGGTGTGCGTGAGTTCGGTATGTCCGCCATCATGAACGGTGTGGCCCTGCACGGTGGTTTCATCCCCTTCGGCGGCACCTTCCTGATGTTCTCCGAATACGCCCGCAACGCGCTGCGTATGGCCGCGCTGATGAAGGTTCGCTCCATCTTCGTTTACACCCACGACTCCATCGGTCTGGGCGAAGACGGCCCGACCCACCAGCCGGTGGAGCAGACCGCCACCCTGCGCCTGATCCCCAACATGAGCGTGTGGCGTCCATGCGACGCGGTGGAGTCCGCGGTGGCCTGGCGTTGTGCCATCGAGAAGAAGGACGGACCGACCTCGCTGATTTTCTCCCGCCAGAACCTGGCCCACATGCCGCGCAGCGATGCGCAGATCGCCAATATCGCCCGCGGCGGCTACGTGTTGCGTGATGGCGGTGCCAATCCCGATGCCATCATCATCGCCACCGGTTCCGAAGTGGAGTTGGCGATGAAGGCCGCCGAGGAACTGGCCGGTAAGGGCAAGAACGTGCGCGTGGTGTCCATGCCCAGCGTCGATGCCTTCGAGGCCCAGGATGCCGCCTACCGCGAATCCGTGCTGCCGGCGTCCTGCACCAAGCGCGTCGCCGTGGAAGCCGGCGTCACCGCGTGTTGGTACAAGTATGTCGGTCTCAACGGCAAGGTTGTCGGCCTGGATCGCTTCGGTGAGTCTGCCCCGGCCGGGCAGCTGTTCAAGGAGTTCGGTTTCACCGTGGAGAACGTGGTGAAGGCGGTCGAAAGCGTTCTGTAA
- a CDS encoding phosphate/phosphite/phosphonate ABC transporter substrate-binding protein — MTNTSHLAGARAFVRRLIATLALLAVVTGATAAELTFAVHPVLPQARTIQVYQPLATYLSKATGQNIKLVTSPNFLTHWQMMKRGEYDLILDGPHFTDYRVKKMGYTVLAKLPEVVSHALVANEEQMILEPAELVGKTIATTAAPAVGALQLAELYPNPLRQPRIVETPDFQEAAELAAQGKVAAAMIPSPLVGRYPNLITVHTTTQVPSPGISASPKVGAELQQALRRALLDAPNNPDGRKALEALNTAALEAADDSSFQGMARLLEGMWGY; from the coding sequence ATGACCAACACGTCCCACCTTGCGGGGGCACGTGCGTTCGTGCGCCGCCTTATCGCTACGCTCGCCCTGCTTGCCGTCGTGACCGGTGCCACAGCTGCCGAACTCACCTTTGCCGTCCATCCGGTCCTGCCGCAGGCACGCACCATCCAGGTCTATCAGCCCCTGGCCACCTACTTGAGCAAGGCCACGGGCCAGAACATCAAGCTGGTCACCAGTCCCAACTTCCTCACCCACTGGCAAATGATGAAACGCGGTGAGTATGACCTGATCCTCGACGGTCCGCATTTCACCGACTATCGGGTGAAAAAGATGGGCTATACCGTGCTGGCCAAGCTACCCGAGGTGGTCAGCCATGCCTTGGTGGCCAACGAGGAACAGATGATCCTGGAGCCGGCCGAACTGGTGGGCAAGACCATCGCCACCACCGCCGCGCCCGCCGTGGGTGCCCTGCAACTGGCGGAGCTCTATCCCAACCCATTGCGCCAGCCACGCATCGTCGAGACCCCGGATTTCCAGGAGGCCGCCGAGTTGGCGGCACAAGGTAAGGTCGCGGCGGCCATGATTCCCTCGCCGCTGGTGGGACGTTACCCCAATCTGATCACCGTGCACACCACCACCCAGGTTCCGTCCCCCGGCATCTCCGCCAGCCCCAAGGTGGGCGCTGAACTCCAGCAGGCACTGCGCCGGGCCCTCCTCGACGCGCCCAACAACCCCGACGGCCGCAAGGCCCTGGAGGCCCTCAACACCGCCGCGCTGGAGGCGGCCGACGACAGCAGCTTCCAGGGCATGGCGCGGCTGCTGGAAGGGATGTGGGGTTATTGA